Proteins encoded within one genomic window of Gallus gallus isolate bGalGal1 chromosome 1, bGalGal1.mat.broiler.GRCg7b, whole genome shotgun sequence:
- the LOC121108084 gene encoding translation initiation factor IF-2-like, whose amino-acid sequence MHIFFSARRADAWSPSRRSGNEERYSPRNPVRFVAPPQRLVPRCALCGAAVGRKRRRVGGGPFRRARWLSALCPATASSSASSSPTAARCRSAPPSWYFGVSILVSQVPGPKTGSKRAGACGLPKAGSGRAAGRWRRRRAGRAEPKAPGGERRPCPTPRFSRGRDGMDRAAPGRTGLSRRRCPLRGRENGGGCGPGPNGGAGGRGQRR is encoded by the exons atgcATATATTCTTCTCAG CGCGCAGAGCCGACGCATGGAGCCCTTCCCGCCGCTCCGGGAACGAGGAGAGGTATTCGCCTCGAAACCCCGTGCGCTTTGTGGCGCCGCCACAGCGGTTAGTCCCGCGCTGTGCGCTTTGTGGCGCCGCGGTGGGACGGAAGCGGCGCCGGGTGGGCGGCGGGCCCTTCCGGCGGGCTCGCTGGCTGTCTGCGCTTTGCCCCGCCACCgcctcctcctccgcctcctcctcccccaccgCCGCTCGCTGCCGCTCGGCGCCTCCATCCTGGTACTTCGGAGTCTCCATCCTGGTTTCTCAAGTGCCCGGACCCAAAACAGGAAGTAAGCGCGCGGGGGCCTGCGGGCTGCCAAAGGCCGGGAGCGGCCGGGCCGCGGGgaggtggcggcggcggcgcgcggGGCGGGCCGAGCCGAAGGCACCGGGAGGAGAGAGGCGGCCATGTCCGACCCCGCGCTTCAGCCGCGGCCGGGATGGCATGGACAGGGCCGCGCCGGGCCGGACTGGCCTCAGCCGGCGCCGCTGCCCGCTGAGAGGACGGGAAAATggcggcggctgcgggccgGGCCCAAATGGCGGCGCTGGCGGCCGGGGACAGCGGCGCTGA